One Cervus canadensis isolate Bull #8, Minnesota chromosome 1, ASM1932006v1, whole genome shotgun sequence genomic window carries:
- the LOC122423757 gene encoding LOW QUALITY PROTEIN: phosphatidate phosphatase LPIN2-like (The sequence of the model RefSeq protein was modified relative to this genomic sequence to represent the inferred CDS: inserted 2 bases in 2 codons; deleted 1 base in 1 codon): MNYVGQLAGQVIVTVKELYKGINQATLSGCIDVVVVRQQDGSYQCSPFHVRFGKLGVLRSKEKVIDIEINGDAVDLHMKLGDNGEAFFVEETEEEYKKLPAYLATSPIPTEDQFFTDIDSHLVKPGGNERPPQSSDVAHILEAETVFTPSSVKKKKRRRKKCKQDIKKEEQAVSPPAEDTMGVDLSSDDDKGAQSARSSNASLKEEEHKEPLLFHFGDHYPLSDGDWSPLDNPYPPVACPKSDSELEVKPAGSLLRSETHMEWTWGGFPESTKVSKRERSEYHPRTAMITPSENTHFRVIPSEDSLLSEVEKDASMGETVCTIVKPKPRAPGKQHGGVASAASPREPPAGLDAPAPPPSPPFEEAPSEARPAAKIDSPSKKRGVHKRSQHQGPDDIYLDDLKALEPEVAALYFPKSESEPGSRQWPESDTLSGSQSPQSVGSAAXDSGTECLSDSAMDLPDVTLSLCGGLSENGEISKEKFMEHIIKYHEFTENPGLIDNPNLVIRIYNRYYSWVLAAPMVLSLQVFQKSLPKATVESWVKHKMPKKSGRWWFWRKRESITKQLPEAKEGKVEVPPPSDWPSSAKKLASGRSAEDDSSSEEGSQELGESIKVDSAPTEPPSHSGTTSYKKSLHLSSDQIAKLNLQDGPNDVVFSITTQYQGTCCCAGTIYLWNWNDKVIISDIDGTITKADALGQILPQLGKDWTHQGIAKLYHSINENGYKFLYCSARAIGMANMTRGYLHWVNDKGTILPRGPLMLSPSSLFSAFHREVIEKKPEKFKIECLTDIKNLFAPAQQPFSAAFGNHPNDVYAYRQVGVPDCRIFTVNPKGKLIQERTKGNKSSYHRLSELVEHVFPLLNKEQNSAFPCXEFSSFCYWREPIPEVDLEDLV, from the exons ATGAATTATGTGGGGCAGCTGGCGGGACAGGTGATCGTCACAGTGAAGGAGCTCTACAAGGGCATCAACCAGGCCACGCTGTCCGGTTGCATAGACGTGGTGGTTGTGCGACAGCAGGATGGCTCCTACCAGTGCTCACCCTTCCACGTGCGCTTCGGGAAGCTGGGTGTCCTGAGGTCCAAGGAGAAGGTGATTGACATAGAGATCAATGGCGACGCTGTGGATCTCCACATGAAGTTGGGCGACAACGGGGAAGCTTTCTTTGTCGAGGAAACAGAAGAGGAGTATAAGAAGCTCCCTGCTTACCTGGCCACCTCACCAATCCCTACTGAAGATCAGTTCTTTACAGACATTGACAGCCATTTGGTGAAACCAGGTGGAAATGAAAGACCTCCTCAGAGTTCGGATGTTGCCCACATCCTGGAAGCAGAGACAGTCTTCACccccagttctgtgaaaaagaaaaaacgaagaaggaagaaatgcaaacaggacaTTAAGAAGGAGGAGCAGGCCGTGTCGCCCCCTGCCGAGGACACCATGGGTGTGGACCTGAGCTCCGACGATGACAAGGGGGCCCAGTCGGCAAGATCTTCAAATGCTTCCTTAAAGGAAGAAGAACATAAAGAGCCCCTGCTCTTCCATTTCGGAGACCACTACCCCTTGTCTGATGGAGACTGGTCCCCTTTAGACAACCCGTACCCCCCAGTGGCCTGTCCTAAGAGTGACTCAGAGCTGGAAGTGAAGCCCGCCGGGAGCCTGCTCAGATCCGAGACCCACATGGAGTGGACCTGGGGCGGGTTCCCGGAGTCCACCAAGGTCAGCAAACGGGAGCGGTCTGAGTATCACCCCAGGACAGCGATGATCACGCCGTCAGAAAACACCCACTTCCGGGTGATCCCCAGCGAGGACAGCCTCCTGAGTGAGGTCGAGAAGGATGCTTCCATGGGGGAGACGGTCTGCACCATCGTGAAGCCCAAGCCGCGAGCCCCAGGGAAGCAGCATGGCGGGGTAGCCTCGGCAGCCAGCCCTCGGGAGCCCCCCGCGGGGTTGGATGCCCCCGCGCCT CCTCCCTCACCCCCCTTCGAGGAGGCGCCCTCGGAAGCTCGACCAGCTGCTAAGATCGACTCACCCTCCAAGAAGAGAGGtgtccacaagagaagccaacacCAGGGGCCTGATGATATTTACCTGGACGACCTGAAGGCGCTGGAACCTGAGGTTGCAGCTCTCTATTTCCCCAAAAGCGAGTCGGAGCCTGGCTCCCGGCAGTGGCCCGAGTCCGACACGCTGTCCGGCTCCCAGTCCCCCCAGTCGGTGGGCAGCGCGG GCGACAGCGGCACCGAGTGCCTCTCGGACTCCGCCATGGACCTGCCCGACGTCACCCTGTCGCTCTGCGGCGGCCTCAGCGAGAACGGAGAGATCTCCAAAGAGAAATTTATGGAGCACATCATTAAGTACCATGAATTCACAGAAAACCCTGGACTCATAGACAATCCCAACCTTGTGATACGGATATATAACCGTTACTACAGCTGGGTGTTGGCGGCCCCCATGGTCCTCAGCCTTCAGGTCTTCCAGAAGagcctgcccaaggccacagtcGAGTCCTGGGTCAAACATAAGATGCCAAAGAAATCTGGCCGCTGGTGGTTCTGGCGTAAGAGGGAGAGCATAACCAAGCAGCTGCCAGAGGCCAAGGAAGGGAAAGTGGAGGTCCCACCGCCCAGTGACTGGCCATCAAGCGCGAAAAAGCTAGCCAGCGGCAGGTCGGCCGAGGACGACTCATCGAGTGAGGAAGGGTCCCAGGAACTGGGAGAGTCCATCAAGGTGGACTCCGCCCCCACAGAACCCCCAAGCCATAGTGGCACAACCTCTTATAAGAAGTCTCTTCATCTGTCCTCAGACCAGATCGCGAAACTGAACCTCCAAGATGGCCCAAATGATGTCGTGTTTAGTATCACAACCCAGTATCAGGGCACCTGCTGCTGTGCCGGGACCATTTACCTGTGGAACTGGAACGACAAGGTCATCATTTCCGACATTGACGGGACGATAACCAAGGCTGACGCTCTGGGACAGATTCTTCCGCAGCTGGGCAAAGACTGGACGCACCAGGGTATCGCGAAGCTCTACCATTCCATCAACGAGAATGGCTACAAGTTCCTGTACTGCTCGGCCCGCGCCATCGGCATGGCCAACATGACCCGCGGCTACCTGCACTGGGTCAACGACAAGGGCACCATCCTGCCCCGCGGCCCCCTCATGCTGTCGCCCAGCAGCCTGTTTTCTGCCTTCCACAGGGAAGTAATAGAAAAGAAGCCGGAGAAGTTCAAGATTGAGTGTCTGACTGACATCAAGAATCTCTTTGCCCCAGCTCAGCAGCCCTTCTCCGCTGCCTTTGGGAACCACCCAAATGACGTCTATGCTTACAGACAAGTGGGTGTCCCAGACTGCAGGATCTTCACCGTGAACCCCAAGGGCAAGCTGATACAAGAAAGGACCAAAGGAAACAAGTCCTCGTACCACAGGCTGAGCGAGCTAGTGGAACACGTGTTCCCGCTTCTCAACAAGGAACAGAATTCCGCCTTCCCAT CGGAGTTCAGCTCCTTCTGCTACTGGCGAGAGCCGATCCCTGAGGTGGACCTGGAGGACCTCGTCTGA